A single window of Bacteroidota bacterium DNA harbors:
- a CDS encoding YhfC family intramembrane metalloprotease: MITQNQLIVIWVFVLCGFLLPVLFFLFYHFKIQRLRFMPVLTGAVVFFLFAMVLEQLQHFFILKYNATTMQFFSNPWRYAVYGCLSAALYEETGRLIAFKSVLKRFRKPADGIAFGFGHGGIEFMIIGGLGAVSSLVIAYMIRNGTFDAMIHLKGVSAEQASTIKEGITSVGASNVLMGIGERILAMLLQIGMSVIVFYSVFSGKIKFYFLALALHASMDFFAALAQKGIISPAWMVEIILIVFVIIALLLARGFVKKMREAEKNQFSQDSPSA, encoded by the coding sequence ATGATAACACAAAACCAACTTATCGTAATATGGGTATTCGTTTTATGCGGGTTTCTTCTGCCTGTATTATTTTTTCTTTTCTATCATTTTAAAATCCAGCGCCTGCGCTTTATGCCCGTGCTGACGGGGGCAGTTGTTTTCTTTTTATTCGCTATGGTGCTGGAGCAACTTCAGCATTTTTTTATTTTGAAATACAATGCAACTACGATGCAGTTTTTTTCCAACCCCTGGCGCTATGCAGTTTACGGATGCTTGTCGGCTGCGCTCTATGAAGAAACAGGAAGGCTGATCGCATTCAAATCGGTTCTTAAGCGTTTCAGAAAGCCTGCTGACGGAATTGCTTTTGGTTTCGGGCACGGAGGAATTGAATTCATGATTATTGGCGGGCTGGGCGCAGTGAGTTCGCTCGTCATCGCTTACATGATCAGGAACGGAACCTTTGACGCAATGATTCACCTGAAAGGAGTTTCTGCGGAACAAGCCAGTACAATTAAAGAGGGCATTACGAGTGTTGGCGCATCCAATGTACTGATGGGAATTGGCGAGCGTATTTTAGCCATGCTGCTGCAGATAGGAATGAGCGTGATCGTTTTTTATTCTGTGTTCAGCGGGAAAATTAAATTTTATTTTCTTGCGCTTGCCCTTCATGCATCCATGGATTTTTTTGCGGCACTCGCGCAGAAGGGAATAATCAGTCCTGCCTGGATGGTGGAAATAATTCTGATTGTGTTTGTAATTATTGCTTTGCTTCTGGCGCGCGGATTTGTGAAAAAAATGAG
- a CDS encoding DHCW motif cupin fold protein, which yields MHIPFQLTDWENIPAAEYKGETGVAYWKTLQFGGLRIRMVEYSKNYKADHWCEKGHIIYCIEGEMDTELSDGRIIKLSKGMTYQVSDELSSHRTRSVNGVKLFIVDGDFLSERTPSEKLKDNL from the coding sequence ATGCACATTCCTTTTCAGCTTACAGACTGGGAAAACATTCCTGCTGCAGAATACAAAGGAGAAACCGGAGTTGCGTACTGGAAGACGCTTCAGTTCGGAGGATTGAGAATACGAATGGTGGAGTATTCAAAGAACTACAAAGCAGACCACTGGTGCGAGAAAGGGCATATCATTTATTGCATAGAAGGAGAAATGGATACGGAACTTTCTGATGGAAGAATAATTAAATTATCCAAAGGAATGACCTATCAGGTGTCGGATGAATTAAGTTCTCACCGCACCCGTTCTGTTAATGGCGTTAAACTTTTTATTGTGGATGGGGATTTTTTGTCCGAGAGGACTCCTTCGGAGAAACTAAAAGATAACTTGTGA
- a CDS encoding PorT family protein, whose protein sequence is MTRQLLATLTTLTIALTAFGQYDIGISENGGLSKIHTDFSSKDQRVTNDLRFSGNAGLFYDYHFNNKSSIETGFLFMQIAGKENHIKDTYDPTGTLVMTSYDEFYRHISYIGLPIQYGLKLKKFTLRIGGQVSSAFANKERNERYTVSIHNYSPPHSVTFDKLNIDNYDFGINGGLLFNLNDNWAIETTYYYGLNNIYKNSNYNWTVRQMAIGLRYTLKDK, encoded by the coding sequence ATGACGCGACAACTTCTTGCGACACTGACAACGCTGACAATTGCCCTGACTGCTTTCGGACAGTATGATATCGGAATTTCTGAAAATGGAGGACTGAGTAAAATACATACAGATTTTTCCTCAAAAGATCAAAGAGTAACTAATGACTTGAGATTCTCGGGGAATGCCGGACTATTTTATGATTATCATTTCAATAATAAGTCTTCCATTGAGACAGGATTTTTATTCATGCAAATTGCAGGAAAAGAAAATCATATCAAGGATACCTACGACCCCACAGGAACCTTAGTTATGACATCTTACGATGAATTTTACAGACACATTTCTTATATAGGACTACCAATACAGTACGGACTAAAACTTAAAAAATTCACTTTACGCATCGGAGGACAAGTTTCATCTGCTTTTGCTAATAAGGAACGAAACGAAAGGTATACCGTGTCTATACACAATTATTCACCACCACACTCCGTGACATTTGACAAATTGAACATAGATAATTACGACTTTGGTATAAATGGTGGACTACTTTTCAATTTAAATGACAACTGGGCAATTGAGACAACATACTACTACGGTCTAAACAACATTTATAAAAACAGTAACTATAACTGGACAGTTAGACAAATGGCAATTGGGTTGCGGTACACATTGAAAGACAAGTGA
- a CDS encoding aspartate/glutamate racemase family protein produces the protein MKTLGLIGGTSWVSTIDYYRYINQMVNEKLGGVSSAKLFLYSLDMEVLLKFGSANDWKGLAGFLSDVAKKLETAGAEAIVICANTPHIAADIVQQNIKIPLLHIADETAKEIVRHRIKTVGLLGTKITMEHVFFKTRLLRYGIKTLIPAAETDREFIHTTIFSELGKGIFKEETKKKYMEIISKLQSGGAEGVILGCTEIPMLIKPEDCAIKTFDTTLIHAKAAVDFIFS, from the coding sequence GTGAAAACGTTAGGACTCATAGGAGGAACCAGCTGGGTATCCACCATTGATTATTACCGATACATCAATCAGATGGTGAATGAAAAATTAGGCGGAGTGAGTTCCGCAAAACTTTTTCTTTATTCGCTGGATATGGAAGTGCTTCTGAAATTCGGCAGCGCCAACGACTGGAAAGGGCTGGCAGGTTTTCTTTCTGATGTGGCAAAGAAATTAGAAACCGCTGGAGCCGAAGCAATAGTTATCTGCGCCAACACGCCTCACATAGCTGCGGATATTGTTCAGCAGAACATTAAAATACCCCTCCTTCACATTGCGGATGAAACCGCGAAAGAAATTGTAAGGCACAGAATAAAAACAGTCGGGCTTCTCGGAACAAAGATTACCATGGAGCATGTATTTTTCAAGACACGCCTTTTGAGATACGGAATTAAAACGTTAATTCCCGCTGCTGAAACTGACAGGGAATTTATTCACACCACTATTTTTTCTGAATTGGGAAAAGGAATCTTTAAAGAAGAAACGAAGAAAAAATACATGGAGATAATTTCTAAACTTCAGTCGGGTGGGGCAGAGGGAGTCATTCTCGGATGCACTGAAATTCCCATGCTTATCAAACCGGAAGATTGCGCAATAAAAACTTTTGACACTACATTAATTCACGCAAAAGCAGCGGTAGATTTTATATTTTCATAA